The region ACACACGTGTCCCACTGACACAATTGCTCACATTTTAGTACTTTATTGCAGTCCCAGGATTTTAAGACAAATTCCACAAAGCTGATTGATTACAGATTAATGAGAaaatttcaattaaaaaaaaatgtattcatgaCACTTAAATTTATCAATAAAGATGGCTTTATTTCAAAGATAAAAACATAATTTGCTCCAACATTTTATAACCCAAAATGTCTCAAActaacaaaacagacaaaagacgAAAAATCCAAAAGgatcatttatttacaaatgtTATTATACAAAGTTACAAATACAGAGCAGACTCATTTCTGACCATCCTAAGTGATCAGGCATAGAATAACCTTGCATTTGCATTCAGTTATCACGGCCAGTAGAAACCTGAGCTTAATACAAATCATCATGAACTGTGTGTGGTACAAAGAGATGTTGAACAACGTTTAGGATGCATTGTAAAACATAGAGAGTTGGAGTATAAATAGACCATATGTACATCTGATGGGATAAATTCCCTAAAGCAGAGTCAGGCAGGAGGTTTGgaagtgtgtttatttttcctgGAAAAATATTAGGCTTGAGAATAAATGTGTACCTTTGCAGCAACTGATTCTTTTCCCCTTGCCTTTGATTTGTAATGTGAAGTTTAAATGTAAGGAAAGGACGGGGAATGGCTGAATCAAGGTGCCGAGCAAAAATTACACCCTCTCCTTCGGGATCGGTGACAGCATCACATCATACATAAAGTAACAATTAGCATTCATGCGGGCAGCCACATCCTGCATGTTAAATCTTCACTCCGGCTTTTCATCTCAACAGTCACAGGTCGGAGGTCGGAGGAGGGGGTTGGCATGGTACAGTAGTCACTAGGAGGGGGCATCTTCTCCATGTATAGCCTTATACTTGGCCATCTCCTCTGGAAAAACTTTGCTGAGCTCGGAAACCAAAAGGCTCTTGAACTTctgtaataaaacagaaatatgacAGTGGAAGTTGCTTTAGTGTTGATGTATAAATACTTTATGTATAAAGAATAACTAGTGAGTTACGACCCAACAAGTACTGTCCAAAGTAAATCTGTCTCGTGTCTTTTTATGTGAACAAATAACTGGGACAGAGTTTTtactgaagcagaaaaaaaaaatcttttaagcACTTTGTCCAAGGATATCATTTTATCACGATCAGCAAGGCTGCCTTAACAGACAGCAGTATAACAAGTACAGGGTTGTTTGTACAATGAAATGGGACCTTTATCTTTAAAACACTCTAAacacacttgtttaatcagtgAAACGTGCTGATGACTCTGCTTATTCTTGAAAAGTCATTGGCCGAGGAATCTCACTGCCCCTGGAACTATCTCTTACCGTCAAAGTGTCTATCTTCCCTTTGACCTGCTCGTTCCTCGCCAAGGCTCTCTCCAGACACTCCTTTGTGTACAGCTGAGGGTTCCGACCTTGGTCAATGTATctgcaaatacaaatacaatatATCAGCCTTCTTTGATAAAACTCCAGGAACTTGCCAAATAAATGTGACACATTTTTAATGACGCAAtgagatgtttttgtttatgtatttacttTAGTAATCAAAAATTCCTCGTTATTAGAGCGGCATCAAAACAAATGCATAGAACTGAAACGCTATAAGGACAAAGGTACTGGCCcacctacacattacacctacaggagctTTTATGACATCTCATTCTAAATCCACAGGTATTAATATGGAGGTGGTGCCCCTTTGCAGCTATGGATGCTTCCATTCCTCTGGGAAGGCTTCCATCAGGATTTTGGAGTGTGTCAGATTTGGATATTAGATGAGAGGGCCTGGCTTTGTGCACTGGGGCACAGACATGCTGGAACAGAAAAGGGACTTCTCCAAAAAATTTCACAAAGCTGGAAATGGAGAATTGTCCACAATATGCTGGTAAACTGAAGCACTTTGATTTCCTGTCACTTGAGCTAAGGGGTCCAGGCCGATCCAAGAAAAACAACCGCACAATCTTATCCCTCCTCCACTACACTTTACAATTGGCACGAAACAATCAGGCTGGGTATTGTTTTTCCGGCATTCACCAAAATCAGGATGTCTATACGACTGCAAGAAAGAAGCATGATTTGTTCCACAGAACATGTTTCCACTGCTACAGTGGAGTCCAGTGGCTAAGTGCTGTACACCAATTCACCTGATGTTTGTtattgtgtttgctgatgtaaGGCCTGCATGCACCTGCTTGACCACGGAGACGTTTAATCTATCTATTGAGAATGACAAATttgttcacaaatgtttgtaaaggcagattGCACAGCTGGTGCTTGactttatacacctgtggcaatgggtctgaaaaaataatttaaagatTATGCCGAATGTAAAAGGGGCTCTCATCAATAACGAATTACTCATATGAAGCATGTAAGGCAAACCAAAATACAACCAattgattacattttaaaaatcaaggACTTTTTAAATAGGGTTTGGCCCAGTTACAAAAACGGCGATATTAAAGCTCGGTGGTCGGCACCTAGTATGCACTGCACCGTAAGTAACATAAATATAACGAAAATACAGATATTTACGTAACAGAAGGTGACATACACAATAATATAGGCACACATTATACTCACTCAAAGACCTCCAGGGGTACGTTGATCTCATGAAGCTGCTGACGGCACTTCTCGATGTCCTGGAGCCCAGATATCATGAAATTTCTGCAGAGAAAAACGACCGGACACGTAAACACGGGGCTTATTTGCGAAATCTTAGCGGTGGAAGCAGCAAAGTGAAACACATCTCACAGTTTTTGGTTGAGTCCTGCCTGGCTGCTAGGCTGAAAGTCGCTCACGATGATTCCCAGCTGTCGAATATTCTCGATAAACTTCTCCAGGTGTTCTTCGAGGTTATCGAACTTTTCCGCCATTGTAATTAATCGTTACCAAACCACCAAAATGTCACATAAAATGCCTCCGCTTAAATTACTGTCTTTATTAGATAACCTCTGTTTACTGTTAGCTACAACTCTACAACATCCTCAACGCTGAAGTGCTTTACGGCTGTATTTCAGCCAATCGCTGCGGCTATTGCTCCGTTACCTAGGTAACAACCAATGGCAGACTGTCGTTTAATGACGCTCAAAGCGTCAAAGTGTCGCGAGACTAGCTTCTTTGTCGAGGAAAACCAGATGAATTATCTTAGTGGAGTTTAAACAGTTTATACACTACTAGGTAAACACAACATTTACTCGGTGCATGTAGTGCTGTGTATTCTGTGATGTTTAATGTCCTCTGTTCATACTGTACCTGCCCAGCTCAGTGTATACTGAAATTGCTGTAGATTTTCTCAAATAATCAGGTGTACTTTTGCTGTGTCATATCATTCTGGTACTGAAAGTAACAAAAAAGATGCaccttttttaaaacaacaatagCTGACCCAAAGTACTTTATATTCAGGCAAACATACCAAAATCCCAGGTATCCAAAAatacaaagtaaataaataataataatcaaatcaATCTACATATATATGACTTAGTATTCACAGCACAGGCTGGAAAAAGCAATTTAGCTCACTACTTTAATAACAGAGAACCGTCTTTAGGAACAACAAACTCTTAAAACATTTCCTGTTACTGCATAGGAGAGTTCCTTAATGGTAAGAAAGACTCACACTCAATTTTGTGCATTCTATTCCACTGTAAAATAGCCTGACACAGCAGTTAGCAgtgctgcctcacagcaagcCTTTCCTGGAGTcagctggggcctttctgtgtggagctttCTGTCCCTGTGAATGCATGTGTTCCCCTGGGTACTCCAGCTTGCTTCCAAAAACATGCTTGTTAGTGATTCGAACTTTGCTGTAGGTGTGAGTAGttatctgtgtctttgtgttagCCCCATAATAAGCATTTAAAAAATGGCTATTACTTCTTGCAGATCTTCCTGAGATAGCAAAGCAGTTCAAATCACAATGCTACCTCCGCTATGCGTCACAGTGGTGATGAGGTTTTGGGgtaggtgttttttttccatgcaAACAAAGggctgtgcatttttttccaaacaaataaaaacaaacttttgtCTCATCTGTAAACGGAATATTGTCACAGAAATTCTGTGGTTTGAGCCGATTTTCTTTTAAGCCGATTAAGTCTTTTAATGTCTTCATTTATGATGCACCTATAAAATTCATACTTCTGACTCCTCACAGTGATCCCAATAGTGGAACTGGGGATAATAGGGGATAATTTTCTTTGGAAAACTGACATGGTTTTGTCATGTGCAGAGGAAGGATTGTGGATATACTGGAGAAcggatgttgaatatggagctgccaggcaagaggaaaagaggaaaaccacAGAGGAGGTTCGTGGAttcagtgaaggaggacatgcagaggggtggtgtgacaaaaaaaagatgGTTGGGATGAGGTGAGATGGAGCCACATGATCCTCTGTGGTGAcacctaaagggagcagccaaaagaagaagaagaagacagtgATCCCAACACCATTAACACCATTGAAAACAGCTCTGTTCTGTTTCACTGTAATagtctttcatttcattttacacTTGAGCTTCTCAAAAAAGCTCATCTCATCTTTCTAACTGGAACACCTGAGTTCAAGTTGCCTTGGGAGAAATCATTAGCACAGAGGTTCACTAATTTTTTCCAGAATCAGCTGTCACTGATCACTCAGGCGGTTTGTCTAAAACTAACCCTTACATAAAGATCTGACCACATTCAACAAATCGATGCAGAATCTGTGGTCCTAAAACTTTTGCGAAAGAACAAGAATCTTCTTGACCTCACTATGACCTCATGATCCAGAtattccacacacacaaaaaaaggaagacaGCGAAAGAAAGCTGTTTAAAAACTCTCGTCTTCTCTGATTACACTCAGAAATAATACTGAGCTCCGCTTAGGGCAATTTTACCCAGAGTAAAAGTACCCTGGCGCTGACTTAGCTGGGGACAAAAGGCATCCATAAAGTGAAAGTAAAGGCCAGTGACGCAGCGCGTTACACCATCCTGGCATCTTCCTTCTCCTTAACCTCTCCTCTCTCAGCACCAACACCAAGTTAGCCAGAATAAACCAGGAAGTAATCCATTTTCCATCAAAATAGAAGCAATATTGTGATAACAAATACGGCGCATTGCATAACAGTGGCTAAATTtggaatataataataaaaatatgaatatttagTAACTTGAAAACTGTCCTCAAACCCCACCCTATATTTTTGTAACGgattgccacacacacacacacacacacacacacacacacacacacacacacacacacacacacacacacaccttattCCCTTGCTTTTGAATTCCCCATGAAAAGCAGATAAGCTGGACTATAAGAAATCGAGGTTGTTCATCGGATTTCTTGTGTTGCACCTGGCACTCGTCAGCTGGAACACGGTGCCTTTACCCCTTCATACATGATCACACACGGTTTGCTTCAAgctgggcttttattttgaaatgtaacGTCGCCGGTGCAGAGCAGACCGGCTGAAGAAGGATTACCGGGGGCTGGCTCGTCCTCGGCTGCATTAAAGCCGAAGCTACcgcagctgcacacacacatacacacacacacatcaaaggctctccttctcctcctcgcTGCAGCTCTCGCAGACAGCGGATCAGCTGGATGGTATAAccctctctcctttttttggtatttttgttTCTTCCGTTCTTTTACGCACACAGAGCGGGACATTAAACGGAAATTTCAGCAGACCACGGTAAGAACAGGCTgaatttttgtgtgtatgtgtgtgtgtgcagtgtcgGGTTTGTCTGTGGGCAGGAGTACACACATAAAGGAAAATTCGTTTTATTATGCATAGTGCGGGACTTTAAGTGTGCCCAGGTTCGGCTTTATGGAGACCTGTATCTGGTTGACATGGTAATTAGCCTGAGGGGTAACATATTCCACAGTGTTTATACCAGCTTGTGTGTCCCTATAGCGAAAATGTTACgtcaacatatatatatatatatatatatatatatatatatatatatatatatatatatttacttatatgtgtgtgtgtgtgtgtgtgtgtgtgtgtgtgtgtgtgtgtgtgtgtgtgtgtgtgttgatctTCCACAGTCGCTATTCTATATCATGTCCTGTGGGGATCCAGTGTGTCCATTACATCAGGTTATAGCAACCTTGAAATGCAATGgcgtgttttttctttctaccTCTGCTCTCTGCGGCTTTTTGATTTTCCTTATACAGCCTCTTGCTTTTGACATGGTAATATGGATACTATGCAGCTTTCTCTTAAAATATCCCACACGATCACATCTGTGCTTCTGCGTAACGCATCGTCCTATCACCGAACAACTGCAGTCACAGACGTGATGTCCGTCCACTTGTGGGAAACATGACTGGATTCCTCTGGTCTGTGTGAGGAAAGCTGTTTTATTCGATTATCCATCTGGACTCATTtgttgtctctctgtttttctttgcttttagtCGAAGATGAAGCACTGAGGAGAGAACTGCACAGGCTCCCCCCGGTTGTGTTCATCCTGAGGCTGCAGTGAACGGAGGAGGGGGGATTGCGGTATAAGAAGGTTAATAATCGGCATCAATAAAGGTCGTCTCTTTTAGCCCGGAACACAATCGAAAGGGTGAATCTCGCCCCTGTGCGGGGGGATCGGCGGAGCAACGTGagtgtgtaaaaaaaattatggCCACCCTACTGCGAAAGATCGGTCTGATCCGTCTGCACGACCGAGACACCGAGGACCCAAAGCACCACCAGGGCTCGTTAAAGGGGAGCAAAGGAAACCAGAAAAACAACACCAGCAAACACTGTCAGACCGCCAACGAGACCAACATCCTGAGCACTCCGGAGATTAAAGCGAGGAAGCTGGACCAGCACGGCAAGGACAAGCCGTCCGGCAAGGATAAGCAGGTCAAGGATGCGAAGGAAAAGCAGCAGACgggaggaggtggtggcggcggtggaggaggaggaggaggcgtaGGAGGAGGCGGCAGTAAAGCTACCAGTGCCTCCTCGATACCACCGCTGCCGCCTCATCGGCAACACTGCACCCAGGTCCGGACGCGACGGCTGATGAAGGAGCTGCAGGAGATCAGGAGGTTAGGAGACAACTTCATCACGGTGGAGCTGGTGGAGGACAACCTGTACGACTGGAACGTCAAGCTGCATCAGGTGGACAAGGACTCGGCGCTGTGGCAGGACATGAAGGAGACCAGCACAGAGTTCATACTGCTCAACGTCACCTTTCCCGATAATTTCCCCTTCTCGCCGCCGTTCATGCGGGTCCTGACGCCCCGGTTGGAGAACGGCTACGTGCTGGACGGCGGGGCCATATGCATGGAGCTGTTGACCCCCCGCGGATGGTCCAGTGCCTACACGGTGGAGGCCGTCATGAGACAATTTGCTGCCAGCCTCGTAAAAGGACAGGTGAGGAGAAGCAGGGGCTGCTGGGTGAGGGTCCTTGCTTGGAATATCATCAACCATCTGTAGCAGatctattactattactgatgCTGATGTTTCGTGCGTAATTGTGGCACTTTTACACGCAGGTACAGCAGCTTTTAGACTTAGAGAgagtttaaaatctgtgttctTGGCCATTCTTTGTTTTCTAACGTAAAacagcctccgcttcagcttcTCGAGGCATGTTTGTCACAAAAATTGCTGAATTAGCACATTTGTCTTTTAATTGCGTCGTGGAACTACATCCCACCGAACTACAATATAATTCTATTTAAAAAATAGTGTTCATTCTCTACATCCGGCCTATTTATAGCATgttctgtcattttctgtcaatGCATGGCTGTGATGTCTTAGATCCTCACACCCCTCCTCTCTGCTGTGAGCAAACCCCTCATTGTCAATATTATTCATCTTTATGTGATTTTCCTGCGGCCATTTCACGCAGTCTCTCCTTTATGCATCAGCTCTCCGTCTGCAGTTGCGCCGTGCTCtccctttttccttttccttttttttatcacCTCCGTGATAGCACCCTTTGACAACAAAGACCCGCTCCCATGcgatggaaaagtctctttgcATGCTCTAACGCGGTCTAACTCAACTCTGCAGTCCTGTTAGGCTTTTCTAATCTATCGTTCGCGATGGTGGGCAGGAAGATAAGTGGATGAACAAAACAGAGACGGCAGGTTGCCTGCCTAGTAGACCTGAGTGACTTAGAGTGTCTGGATTATGTAATCCTGTCaaatctgggtttttttttacatcctcAGTGCACCGCAGCGGCTGCTTCTCTAAACGCATCTGCCTGCTCTAACCGTTTAGTTTGAGTAGATATTCTGTTCTCCTCCCAGATAAGATTCGGTTTTTTCTTTAATGCGTTTCAGCTCTTTCATCTGTACACTCTACCCCCCCTTCTCGCTGACTCGGGCTGTTTTGGAATCAGCAGTGGGGCATTGCTGATGTATTAAACCttatgtaaactgtcactgcaTTGGCCTGCCCTAACCCCTTTTTGATGACATAACAAAACGTCATTCCTGAGTCATTTGTGGTCATTTAGAATCTGTCATGAAGAGAGGTCGTGAGGTCAAAAAAaggcctgcagtgtgtgtgtgtgtgtgtgtgtgtgtgtgtacatcttGATTTACTGCTTGATGAGAGGAGGTTGCAGCTCTGCAGTGTCTCCTAATTATGGTGCAGTGTCTTCCTTATCTGGCTTGCTAATGGAAACAATATTGATTAAttattcctgtgtgtgtgtgtgtgtgtgtgtgtgtgtgtgtgtgtgtgtgtgtgtgtgtgtgtgtgtgtgtgtgtgtgtcttctccTCTTTTGTACATCTCCACAGGCACTCGCATGTACCCCGTCCTAGTTTTCAGAGAGGTGTAATGGTCTCTTACTCATGACAGACAGAACACACGCACACGTGTCTATAAATAACTAAACACACAGGATATATTTATTTGTCCTTGGCCACCGGTTCCCTGTAACAACAGTGATGAGGCCAGTTTAGAAGCTTCCTCCCTATTTTTAGTGTTAGAGGATACACGAATGACACGGTGCTGAGCTGAGAGTCAACAGAGATACATGTGTCTCCACCTGCAGACGTGAGGaagcatagacacacacacgcacacaccatcACACCAGCTGGGATGGGGGGAAATCGAGCTTAATATAGGTGTTTTTGTAATGACATCCAATTTTGTAAATGATATGTTGCTGTTTGGGTAGTAGAGTTCAGGCAGTATACCGATAGTACTATAATCCATTCTCTTGCAAGTTCTCAAAGCAGACATGCCTTTACTCTTAATTTGCAAGAAAATCTGCAGTTCCACCaaattttctctttctctgggtcactgtgcaaaatgtaaagaaaaaccaaatgcagcacacacaaaaataaaaagagaactttggtttttttttttaaatatgtctcTTTTTAAAGCAAGCAGTAAGTTTtgaaaaagtttttgcatcatGTCTTCTTTTAAAGCTGTGTAAGTGTTTGGGAACTGGGGAGAACAACTGCTGTGGTTTTGACAGTGAACCGTTGTTTTCCCATTCTTGGTTAAAGTGAAgatgtcagctcctctgcagttCATGGCCtccttatttttttgttgtataaTAAGCCTTGtcctttcagctgctcctttaTTTCCCAAGTGGTCCCTACAGCCGATGGATTTGCATGTTTGATTTAGCACAGTTTTTATGGCAAATGCATTTCCCGATGAAACCCTGCCATTTATCAAGACTTGGGACTGGGACGAGTAGTACACTAACCTGTGACCTCCTGGGTGTTTCCTCCCATTATTTAAAAAGGGGGCCTTTTACGTGGAAGGCAAATGTGTTAACCAACTACACCTACAGGCGTGGATTGGAGGCACGTTTAACCTTTCCTGAAAAAGGATGTAATCTGGACAACAACACATATGCTCCAACACCTGATTTTGTTCCATTGTCTATCAAGGTATACTTatactgcactggcagtgtgtttgggtcattgtcaggctgaaaactgaagtcactgccaatcagatgaaagccTGGCCATTGCAACGCAAATCAAAATCTCATTTGACTTTTCCACATTCATAATTCCaccaattttgacaagattcccaacacacactgactgaaatgcagcccccaAACCACAACAGAGCCTCCACAATTACATATGGCTGTAGACTCATTGTTGTCTCTCCTGACCTCTGTACATGTTgatgatgatttgaaccaaCATAGGACCTGCTCTCACTGATTTTCAGAACTGTTTTTgtgtatcattttaaaaaacctCAAGACAGCCTAAACCTTCCACTTGGACCATTTCTGACCAGGCTTCAGTGAAGAGCAGATGGATG is a window of Maylandia zebra isolate NMK-2024a linkage group LG22, Mzebra_GT3a, whole genome shotgun sequence DNA encoding:
- the ube2ql1 gene encoding ubiquitin-conjugating enzyme E2Q-like protein 1, which encodes MATLLRKIGLIRLHDRDTEDPKHHQGSLKGSKGNQKNNTSKHCQTANETNILSTPEIKARKLDQHGKDKPSGKDKQVKDAKEKQQTGGGGGGGGGGGGGVGGGGSKATSASSIPPLPPHRQHCTQVRTRRLMKELQEIRRLGDNFITVELVEDNLYDWNVKLHQVDKDSALWQDMKETSTEFILLNVTFPDNFPFSPPFMRVLTPRLENGYVLDGGAICMELLTPRGWSSAYTVEAVMRQFAASLVKGQGRICRKAGKSKKAFSRKEAEATFKSLVKTHEKYGWVSPPVSDG
- the med10 gene encoding mediator of RNA polymerase II transcription subunit 10; this encodes MAEKFDNLEEHLEKFIENIRQLGIIVSDFQPSSQAGLNQKLNFMISGLQDIEKCRQQLHEINVPLEVFEYIDQGRNPQLYTKECLERALARNEQVKGKIDTLTKFKSLLVSELSKVFPEEMAKYKAIHGEDAPS